From the genome of Bradyrhizobium sp. ORS 278:
AGCTCGGGCAATAGATGCCGCGAGACTACGAACGCTCGCCCTGCTGTTTGAGATGTGAATCGGAATGCCATACGTCCCGGTGGCTACGTCGATCGTCAGCGAACGCTGTCCCAATGGCGTCATCAGCACGTTGGTCGTGACTGTGCCCTCTCCCCCTTGCGGGAGAGGGCATGTAGGAAAGCGCGGCGTGTTCGGTCGGGTGAGGGGTATCTCTCCGCGAACCGTACTCGTAGATGCATACCTCTCACCGCACCGAGCTCGCAGCTCTGTCCTACATACCCTCTCCCGCAAGGGGAGAGGGCGCAGTCACGAGCAGCGCGATTCGTTGCACGTTCGGGATTTGTTGACGTGATAGAGCAGTAGGGTGGTCAAAGGCGCTCGCTCGACGGGCTGCGCCGGCCACGCTTGTTGCGCACCGTGCCCACCCGACGAACTCAGCCAAGTCGCTTGATGTCGAGGATTTCACTGCCACTCGCCTTGATCCGCGCGATGGCTTCGCTGATCCGCTCGATCTGCGTGGCCATGTGGAACGCGTTGGCGTGCACGATCGTATCGGCATCCCTGACGATGGCGACGTGGCCCTTCCAGAACATCAGGTCGCCGCGGCGGAGCTGCGCGGACTCATGATCAGCAAGCGTGCGTCCGAGCGCCGCCAGCTGCATGTCGCTGTCGCGCGGGCAGGCGATGGCGGCGGCCTGCAGCGACACCTGCACCAGGCCCGAGCAGTCGATGCCCAGGCTGCTCTTGCCGCCCCACAGATAGGGCGTGCCGATGAATTGCTCGGCTGTGGCGACGAAGTCGGGCACGGCGGCATCGAGCGGCGCGACGTGCGGCTTCGGCACGTACTGGCCGTCAGCGGTCACGACGAAGCTCGCATCCTCGCGGATGACTGCGATCGTCGAGCCCATCACCAGCGTCTCCGCCGGCGGCAGCTTGATCGAGGGTCCGGGGAAGGCGAAGCTGCGCAGCGCGATGATCCGGTGTGTCGGAGCCGCGGCGGGCGGCGCGAGCGCGGCCTCCGGCAGCCAGCCGACATAGCCGTCGGCCGCGAGCTGGCCCCATGCCCAGCCCTCGCCATTGCGGTCGTAGATCATGACGCGCTCGCCCTTCAGCGCCTGCGTCGCCAGCTCGGCGCCGGAGTGCGGCTGCTGACGCAGCGGCGCGATCGGATCGATCACGACCAGCGTCTCGCCGTCGACGAAGCGATCGGCGGTGACCTGACCTTCGAGATACCTCGCCGCGATGTCGCCGCGCGCCGGCGTGAGGCGTGGATCAGCCATAGCGCTCGCTCAGGAGCTTGTAGAGCGCGCGTGCCGCCTGGCACTCGCCGCCTTCGGGGCGGCCGGGTTTCGCCGACGGCGTCCAGGCGAAGATGTCGAGATGCAGCCAGCGCGTCGTCGGCTCGACGAAGCGCTGCAGGAACAGCGCGCAGGTGATCGAGCCGGCGAAGCCGCCCGACGGCGCGTTGTTGATCGTGGCGACCTTCGAGTCGAGCCAGCTGTCATACGGCGCCCATAACGGCATCCGCCACAGCGGGTCGTTCTCGGATGCCGCGCAACGCGCGACATCGGCGGCGAGCGTCTCGTCGTTGGTGTAGAACGGCGGCAGCTCGGGACCGAGCGCGACGCGCGCAGCGCCGGTGAGCGTGCCCATGTCGATCAGGAGATCCGGCTTGTCCTCGTCGGCCAGCGCCAGCGCATCGGCGAGGATCAGCCGGCCCTCGGCATCGGTGTTGCCGATCTCGACCGTGGGGCCCTTGCGCGAGGGAAACACGTCCATCGGGCGGAAGGCGTTGCCGGCCACTGAATTCTCGACGGCCGGGATCAGCACGCGCAGCTGTAGCTTCAGCTTCGCGTCCATCACCATCTGGGCCAGCGCCAGCACGTTGGCGGCGCCGCCCATGTCCTTTTTCATCAAGAGCATGCTGCTGGACGGCTTGAGATCGAGCCCGCCGGTGTCGAAGCACACGCCCTTGCCGACCAGCGTCACCTTGGGATGATCAGCGCTGCCCCATGTGAGCTCGATCAGCCGCGGCGCGCGCGTCGAGGCGCGGCCAACGACGTGGATCAAAGGAAAGTTCTGCGTCAGCAGATCGTCGCCGACGATGCTGGTGAAGCGGGCGCCGAAGCGGTCGGCGACCTGCTTCGCAGCCGCCTCGAGCTCCTCCGGGCCCATGTCGTTGGACGGCGTGTTGACGAGATCGCGCGCCAAAGTCGCCGCCTCGGCCAGCCGATCGAGCTCCGCGGCGTCGACGCCCTCGGGCGGCACGAGGCGGACGTCCGGCGTCTCGGCCTTGCGGTAGCGGCCGAAGCGGTAGCTGCCGAGCGCGAAGGCGAGCGCCGCAAGCCTGGCATCATGCGGCGCGCTGGCGAAGCGGTAGGTGCCGGCGGGCAGCAGGCCGGGCAAGGTGCCGGGCCGGAACAGGTCGCGGTGCCTGGCCTCGGGATCCTCGATGCCGAACAGCACCTGCGCGATGCGGCCATCGGCGCCGGGCAGGATCAGGCAGCTGCCGGGCTTGGCGGCATAGCCATTCGCCTCGGCGAAGTTGCGCGCTTCCGTCGACAGGCCGTCCTTGATCCCAGGCCAGCTCGCCTTCGTCACGAAGGCAATCGGAATGGCTGACGATGCGGGGGACGTCTCAAAAATCGACGGCATGCCTGATGGTTCCTCAAGTCGCGCGCGAGAGCCAGACTTCGCAGAGTTTGCCGGCCACTGCAATCATGCGGGGCGCATCGCCTTTCGGCCGACGCAGGTGTGATCAGCGCGCCCGCATTGCGCCATTAACCGGCTGTTAGCGTTAACAGTTTATTGCTGGCGCGTTCAATCCGCCCGTCTCGTCCCGAGTCCCGTGACCATGCGTCAGCAGCCTTCCATCGCCCGGCTCCTCGCCTCCGTGGCGCTCGCCGCTCTCATCGCCGCCGGCCTCGGCGGCTGCCAGACCGTGTCCGACGTGACGGGCTCGCTGGGCAGCCGCGCCGAGCCGCCGCCGCCGGCGACACCGCAGCGGGCGGCCGAGGTCTATGGCGAGCGCTACCGCGCCAACCCGAAGGATGCGGCGACCGCCGTCGCCTATGGACAGGCGCTGCGCAACAACGGCCAGCGCGAGCAGGCCGTCGCGGTGCTGGAGCAGGCGACGCTCGCCAATCCCGGCAACAAGACCGTACTCGCGGCTTACGGCCGGGCGCTTGCGGATAACGGAAATTTCAAGCTGGCCTTCGACGTGCTGTCGCGCGCCCACTCGCCCGACAACCCCGATTGGAAGCTGCTGTCGGTGCAGGGCACGGTGCTCGACCAGATGGCACGGCACGAGGAAGCGCGGCGCTACTACGAGAGCGCGCTCAAGATCGTGCCAGGCGAGCCGTCGGTGCTGTCCAATCTCGGCCTGTCCTACATGTTGACGCGGGAGTTGCCGAAGGCCGAGGAAACCCTCCGCCAGGCCTACGGCTCGCAGCGGGCGGATGCGCGGGTGCGCCAGAACCTCGCGCTCGTGGTCGGCCTGCAGGGCCGCTTCGCCGAGGCCGAGCAGATCGCCCGCGCCGACCTGCCGCCGGATGAAGCCGCCGCCAACGTCGCCTATCTGAAGCAGATGCTGCAGGGGCAGGGTCAAGGCCAGGGTCAAGGCAAGGGCAAGCCGCGGAGCGCGGTGCCGATGGCCGCACTCAGCCAGCCGGACGAGTGAGGCGAACTACGCGGCGCCCGCGAGCAGCCTGCGGCAGGTGTC
Proteins encoded in this window:
- a CDS encoding M17 family metallopeptidase gives rise to the protein MPSIFETSPASSAIPIAFVTKASWPGIKDGLSTEARNFAEANGYAAKPGSCLILPGADGRIAQVLFGIEDPEARHRDLFRPGTLPGLLPAGTYRFASAPHDARLAALAFALGSYRFGRYRKAETPDVRLVPPEGVDAAELDRLAEAATLARDLVNTPSNDMGPEELEAAAKQVADRFGARFTSIVGDDLLTQNFPLIHVVGRASTRAPRLIELTWGSADHPKVTLVGKGVCFDTGGLDLKPSSSMLLMKKDMGGAANVLALAQMVMDAKLKLQLRVLIPAVENSVAGNAFRPMDVFPSRKGPTVEIGNTDAEGRLILADALALADEDKPDLLIDMGTLTGAARVALGPELPPFYTNDETLAADVARCAASENDPLWRMPLWAPYDSWLDSKVATINNAPSGGFAGSITCALFLQRFVEPTTRWLHLDIFAWTPSAKPGRPEGGECQAARALYKLLSERYG
- a CDS encoding tetratricopeptide repeat protein; its protein translation is MRQQPSIARLLASVALAALIAAGLGGCQTVSDVTGSLGSRAEPPPPATPQRAAEVYGERYRANPKDAATAVAYGQALRNNGQREQAVAVLEQATLANPGNKTVLAAYGRALADNGNFKLAFDVLSRAHSPDNPDWKLLSVQGTVLDQMARHEEARRYYESALKIVPGEPSVLSNLGLSYMLTRELPKAEETLRQAYGSQRADARVRQNLALVVGLQGRFAEAEQIARADLPPDEAAANVAYLKQMLQGQGQGQGQGKGKPRSAVPMAALSQPDE
- a CDS encoding NlpC/P60 family protein, with product MADPRLTPARGDIAARYLEGQVTADRFVDGETLVVIDPIAPLRQQPHSGAELATQALKGERVMIYDRNGEGWAWGQLAADGYVGWLPEAALAPPAAAPTHRIIALRSFAFPGPSIKLPPAETLVMGSTIAVIREDASFVVTADGQYVPKPHVAPLDAAVPDFVATAEQFIGTPYLWGGKSSLGIDCSGLVQVSLQAAAIACPRDSDMQLAALGRTLADHESAQLRRGDLMFWKGHVAIVRDADTIVHANAFHMATQIERISEAIARIKASGSEILDIKRLG